The Pogona vitticeps strain Pit_001003342236 chromosome 6, PviZW2.1, whole genome shotgun sequence genome contains a region encoding:
- the SH2B1 gene encoding SH2B adapter protein 1 isoform X2, translated as MNGSAVPLSPVGGGMVGEPTSLSSPGWREFCEVHARAAAVDFARRFRAFLGENPQFATPGAEAAFSRRFAEHFLEHFEAEVSRAYASDSPPRCDIAPFTGCSSVRDLSETCSDSSVASPVEPPLGPPSGLSSSQSRSSEDVSTMVAVTATKPKLKKRFSLRNVSRSVRGSVRGILQWKTSTDSSPGGGGDGAATGANSNSNSSAGGDSDRWTHRFERLRLNKASPATLRMELASVRREGLLNYIVADDGSGGGSRTRWQKCRLLLRKAGKGEGEGYLLEFYIPPKASKPRVSIACSCVVDVRTTTPLEMPDKENTFVLKLSSSLEYILETVDSLQMRSWLADIQECMGLGESTDSLEQPCMNHSESMPSRELPMVPSESNEQLSQGAYGGLMERPSASMSPSSVSIAASHFDSMELLPPELPPRVPIDEGPFPAGLLHTTFPETPDTSGSFLFQGEPDPGGGSLGDTEHHLSEFPWFHGTLSRLKAAQLVLAGGTSSHGVFLVRQSETRRGEYVLTFNFQGKAKHLRLSLNEDGQCRVQHLWFQTIFDMLEHFRVHPIPLESGGSSDVTLVSYVVASQRLHGRDRAGSRAPVSGFSGDPDSPPNLISILAAASAGDCVTEHLS; from the exons ATGAACGGAAGCGCAGTGCCCCTGTCACCTGTAGGGGGAGGGATGGTGGGGGAGCCTACTTCTCTCTCCTCACCGGGCTGGAGGGAATTCTGCGAGGTGCACGCTCGTGCTGCAGCTGTGGACTTTGCTCGCCGCTTCCGGGCCTTTCTGGGGGAAAACCCACAGTTTGCCACACCTGGAGCTGAAGCCGCTTTCTCACGCCGCTTTGCTGAGCACTTCCTGGAGCATTTTGAGGCAGAAGTAAGCCGGGCCTATGCCAGTGACTCGCCACCGCGATGTGACATTGCCCCGTTCACAGGTTGTTCCTCTGTTCGTGACCTCTCCGAGACTTGCAGTGACTCTTCAGTTGCCTCTCCCGTGGAGCCTCCCTTGGGGCCACCGTCTGGCCTCTCCAGCAGCCAGTCCCGCAGCTCTGAAGATGTTTCTACCATGGTGGCAGTCACTGCCACCAAACCAAAGTTGAAAAAGCGTTTCTCTTTGCGCAATGTGAGCCGCAGTGTCCGGGGGAGTGTCCGTGGCATCCTGCAGTGGAAGACCTCGACTGACTCATCTCCGGGTGGTGGAGGAGATGGGGCAGCCACAGGAGCCAACAGTAATTCAAACTCTTCAGCAGGCGGTGACTCTGATCGTTGGACTCATCGGTTTGAGCGCTTGCGGCTTAATAAAGCCTCCCCAGCCACCCTCCGCATGGAACTGGCTAGTGTGCGGCGTGAAGGCCTACTGAACTACATTGTAGCTGATGATGGGTCGGGTGGGGGTAGCCGGACACGCTGGCAGAAATGCCGTCTTCTCCTGCGCAAagcagggaaaggggagggggaggggtacCTTTTGGAGTTCTACATCCCACCAAAG GCATCAAAACCACGGGTCAGCATCGCCTGTTCCTGCGTAGTGGATGTGCGGACAACAACCCCCCTGGAAATGCCAGACAAAGAAAACACCTTTGTACTCAAG CTATCAAGCTCCTTGGAGTACATCCTTGAGACGGTTGACTCGCTGCAGATGCGTTCATGGCTAGCAGATATTCAGGAATGCATGGGCTTAGG TGAGAGCACTGACAGTCTGGAGCAGCCATGCATGAACCACTCGGAGAGCATGCCCAGCCGGGAGCTTCCTATGGTGCCGAGTGAAAGCAATGAACAGCTAAGCCAAG GTGCCTACGGTGGACTGATGGAACGCCCCTCAGCATCCATGTCCCCCAGCTCAGTCTCTATTGCTGCCTCGCACTTTGATTCAATGGAGCTGCTGCCTCCAGAGCTGCCACCTCGGGTGCCGATTGACGAAGGCCCATTTCCTGCTGGCCTCCTCCATACAACCTTCCCAGAAACCCCTGATACTTCAG GGTCCTTCCTCTTCCAAGGGGAACCTGATCCCGGTGGGGGAAGTCTTGGTGACACAGAGCATCACCTCTCTGAATTTCCTTGGTTCCATGGCACCCTGTCCCGTCTCAAAGCAGCCCAGCTGGTGTTGGCAGGGGGTACCAGCAGCCACGGCGTTTTCTTAGTGCGTCAGAGCGAGACACGGCGAGGCGAATATGTCCTGACCTTTAACTTCCAGGGGAAAGCCAAG CACCTGCGCCTCTCCCTTAATGAGGATGGGCAATGCCGGGTTCAACATCTCTGGTTCCAGACGATCTTCGACATGCTGGAGCACTTCCGGGTCCATCCCATCCCTCTTGAGTCAGGCGGCTCCAGCGATGTGACGCTTGTCAGCTATGTGGTGGCTTCGCAAAGGCTGCATG GCCGGGACCGGGCTGGGAGTCGAGCGCCGGTGTCTGGGTTCAGTGGGGACCCCGACTCGCCCCCCAACCTCATCTCCATCCTTGCTGCCGCCTCTGCGGGTGACTGCGT AACCGAACACCTCTCGTAA
- the SH2B1 gene encoding SH2B adapter protein 1 isoform X1 — protein sequence MNGSAVPLSPVGGGMVGEPTSLSSPGWREFCEVHARAAAVDFARRFRAFLGENPQFATPGAEAAFSRRFAEHFLEHFEAEVSRAYASDSPPRCDIAPFTGCSSVRDLSETCSDSSVASPVEPPLGPPSGLSSSQSRSSEDVSTMVAVTATKPKLKKRFSLRNVSRSVRGSVRGILQWKTSTDSSPGGGGDGAATGANSNSNSSAGGDSDRWTHRFERLRLNKASPATLRMELASVRREGLLNYIVADDGSGGGSRTRWQKCRLLLRKAGKGEGEGYLLEFYIPPKASKPRVSIACSCVVDVRTTTPLEMPDKENTFVLKLSSSLEYILETVDSLQMRSWLADIQECMGLGESTDSLEQPCMNHSESMPSRELPMVPSESNEQLSQGAYGGLMERPSASMSPSSVSIAASHFDSMELLPPELPPRVPIDEGPFPAGLLHTTFPETPDTSGSFLFQGEPDPGGGSLGDTEHHLSEFPWFHGTLSRLKAAQLVLAGGTSSHGVFLVRQSETRRGEYVLTFNFQGKAKHLRLSLNEDGQCRVQHLWFQTIFDMLEHFRVHPIPLESGGSSDVTLVSYVVASQRLHEPNTSRNLPPPPPPLPPARPPHVPPDHRLPEAEGQVEEEGSRAVPEVDEGAAPRGGGSLPLPEEPEGRARAVNNQYSFV from the exons ATGAACGGAAGCGCAGTGCCCCTGTCACCTGTAGGGGGAGGGATGGTGGGGGAGCCTACTTCTCTCTCCTCACCGGGCTGGAGGGAATTCTGCGAGGTGCACGCTCGTGCTGCAGCTGTGGACTTTGCTCGCCGCTTCCGGGCCTTTCTGGGGGAAAACCCACAGTTTGCCACACCTGGAGCTGAAGCCGCTTTCTCACGCCGCTTTGCTGAGCACTTCCTGGAGCATTTTGAGGCAGAAGTAAGCCGGGCCTATGCCAGTGACTCGCCACCGCGATGTGACATTGCCCCGTTCACAGGTTGTTCCTCTGTTCGTGACCTCTCCGAGACTTGCAGTGACTCTTCAGTTGCCTCTCCCGTGGAGCCTCCCTTGGGGCCACCGTCTGGCCTCTCCAGCAGCCAGTCCCGCAGCTCTGAAGATGTTTCTACCATGGTGGCAGTCACTGCCACCAAACCAAAGTTGAAAAAGCGTTTCTCTTTGCGCAATGTGAGCCGCAGTGTCCGGGGGAGTGTCCGTGGCATCCTGCAGTGGAAGACCTCGACTGACTCATCTCCGGGTGGTGGAGGAGATGGGGCAGCCACAGGAGCCAACAGTAATTCAAACTCTTCAGCAGGCGGTGACTCTGATCGTTGGACTCATCGGTTTGAGCGCTTGCGGCTTAATAAAGCCTCCCCAGCCACCCTCCGCATGGAACTGGCTAGTGTGCGGCGTGAAGGCCTACTGAACTACATTGTAGCTGATGATGGGTCGGGTGGGGGTAGCCGGACACGCTGGCAGAAATGCCGTCTTCTCCTGCGCAAagcagggaaaggggagggggaggggtacCTTTTGGAGTTCTACATCCCACCAAAG GCATCAAAACCACGGGTCAGCATCGCCTGTTCCTGCGTAGTGGATGTGCGGACAACAACCCCCCTGGAAATGCCAGACAAAGAAAACACCTTTGTACTCAAG CTATCAAGCTCCTTGGAGTACATCCTTGAGACGGTTGACTCGCTGCAGATGCGTTCATGGCTAGCAGATATTCAGGAATGCATGGGCTTAGG TGAGAGCACTGACAGTCTGGAGCAGCCATGCATGAACCACTCGGAGAGCATGCCCAGCCGGGAGCTTCCTATGGTGCCGAGTGAAAGCAATGAACAGCTAAGCCAAG GTGCCTACGGTGGACTGATGGAACGCCCCTCAGCATCCATGTCCCCCAGCTCAGTCTCTATTGCTGCCTCGCACTTTGATTCAATGGAGCTGCTGCCTCCAGAGCTGCCACCTCGGGTGCCGATTGACGAAGGCCCATTTCCTGCTGGCCTCCTCCATACAACCTTCCCAGAAACCCCTGATACTTCAG GGTCCTTCCTCTTCCAAGGGGAACCTGATCCCGGTGGGGGAAGTCTTGGTGACACAGAGCATCACCTCTCTGAATTTCCTTGGTTCCATGGCACCCTGTCCCGTCTCAAAGCAGCCCAGCTGGTGTTGGCAGGGGGTACCAGCAGCCACGGCGTTTTCTTAGTGCGTCAGAGCGAGACACGGCGAGGCGAATATGTCCTGACCTTTAACTTCCAGGGGAAAGCCAAG CACCTGCGCCTCTCCCTTAATGAGGATGGGCAATGCCGGGTTCAACATCTCTGGTTCCAGACGATCTTCGACATGCTGGAGCACTTCCGGGTCCATCCCATCCCTCTTGAGTCAGGCGGCTCCAGCGATGTGACGCTTGTCAGCTATGTGGTGGCTTCGCAAAGGCTGCATG AACCGAACACCTCTCGTAACCTGCCGCCTCCGCCACCTCCGCTTCCCCCAGCCCGGCCACCCCACGTACCCCCAGACCATAGACTGCCAGAGGCCGAGGggcaggtggaggaggagggcagCCGGGCGGTGCCAGAGGTGGACGAGGGAGCAGCCCCAAGAGGAGGGGGATCCCTTCCCTTGCCAGAGGAGCCAGAAGGACGAGCCAGGGCTGTGAACAACCAATATTCCTTTGTCTGA